One genomic window of Psychrobacillus sp. INOP01 includes the following:
- the putP gene encoding sodium/proline symporter PutP → MSAENYQLAAIIIYMIAMLAIGWYSYRKTANLTDYMLGGRSLGPAVTALSAGAADMSGWLLMGLPGAIYLSGMGEAWIAIGLTIGAYLNWLYVAPRLRVYTEVSSNSITIPSYLESRLKQSSRLLRVVSGLIILLFFTFYVSSGMVAGGVFFESSFGLDYHTGLLVVSGVVVAYTLFGGFLAVSYTDVIQGLLMFLALVCVPIFGVFMTGGIGETVESIKAVNPTHLSLIAGTTAAGIISSIAWGLGYFGQPHIIVRFMAISSVKETKQARRIGIGWMILSLVGAMATALVGVAYFQQNPDVALSSPEAVFIVLGQIVFHPFIAGLVLAAVLAAVMSTISSQLIVTSSALIEDLYKAVIKTDASDRTYVNYGRIAVLVVSIAAAILAWEQNETILGLVAFAWAGFGAAFGPVILLTLYWRKITATGALASMFVGAVVVVVWGTNDTLSGALYEIVPGFVLALIVAVIVSLMTYKPNAEIEKEFDETLRLLKKDR, encoded by the coding sequence ATGTCAGCAGAAAATTATCAACTCGCGGCCATTATTATATATATGATCGCTATGTTAGCAATTGGCTGGTACTCTTACAGAAAGACCGCCAATTTAACTGATTACATGCTCGGCGGACGCTCACTAGGTCCCGCTGTTACTGCACTTAGTGCCGGAGCTGCAGATATGTCTGGTTGGTTACTTATGGGTTTACCAGGCGCAATTTATTTATCAGGTATGGGTGAAGCTTGGATTGCAATCGGTCTTACAATCGGTGCATATCTAAACTGGCTTTACGTAGCACCTAGACTTCGTGTATACACAGAAGTATCAAGCAATTCTATTACAATTCCAAGTTATTTAGAAAGCCGTTTAAAGCAATCTTCTCGATTATTACGTGTTGTATCTGGTTTAATTATTTTACTATTTTTCACGTTTTATGTATCCTCTGGAATGGTAGCAGGAGGAGTTTTCTTTGAGAGCTCATTCGGTCTAGACTATCATACAGGACTTTTAGTCGTATCAGGGGTAGTTGTAGCCTATACATTATTTGGAGGATTCCTTGCGGTTAGTTATACAGATGTGATCCAAGGTTTACTGATGTTCCTTGCTTTAGTATGTGTACCAATCTTTGGTGTATTTATGACTGGCGGAATAGGTGAAACAGTAGAGTCTATTAAAGCTGTGAACCCTACTCACTTAAGTCTTATTGCTGGTACAACAGCAGCAGGTATCATTTCCTCAATAGCTTGGGGACTAGGCTACTTTGGTCAGCCACATATTATCGTTCGCTTTATGGCTATTAGCTCGGTTAAAGAAACAAAACAAGCTCGTCGAATCGGTATCGGTTGGATGATTTTAAGTCTTGTAGGGGCAATGGCAACTGCGTTAGTTGGAGTTGCTTATTTCCAACAAAATCCGGATGTAGCATTATCAAGCCCTGAGGCAGTATTTATCGTACTAGGACAAATTGTGTTCCATCCATTTATTGCTGGTTTAGTATTAGCAGCTGTTTTAGCAGCTGTTATGAGTACAATTTCTTCTCAATTAATCGTTACTTCTTCAGCTCTAATAGAAGATTTATACAAAGCAGTTATCAAAACAGATGCATCTGATCGAACATACGTAAATTATGGTCGTATTGCCGTTCTAGTCGTTTCTATTGCGGCTGCAATACTTGCTTGGGAACAAAATGAGACAATCCTAGGTCTTGTAGCATTTGCATGGGCAGGTTTCGGTGCAGCATTTGGTCCAGTTATCTTACTAACACTTTACTGGAGAAAAATCACTGCTACTGGGGCATTAGCAAGTATGTTCGTAGGTGCTGTAGTTGTAGTAGTTTGGGGCACAAATGATACACTTTCAGGAGCATTATATGAAATCGTCCCTGGTTTTGTACTAGCATTGATCGTAGCGGTTATTGTCAGCTTAATGACGTACAAACCGAATGCGGAGATTGAGAAAGAATTCGATGAAACATTACGTTTGTTGAAAAAAGATCGTTAA
- a CDS encoding exonuclease SbcCD subunit D translates to MKFFHTADWHLGKLVQGVYMTEDQRAVLQQFLQAIDIEKPDAVIIAGDLYDRAVPPTEAVNLLDEMFEEIVLKRKTPLLTIAGNHDSPGRLNFGSKLMKEAGLHIVGQLSRNMQSIVLNDTYGEVHFHLVPYADPSQVRYLMEEETIITHNQAMKKIIESIEEKMDKTKRHVFIGHAFVTPHGQEEENTSDSERPLAIGGAEYVDANLFQPFHYTALGHLHQAHYVLNETIRYSGSPLKYSISEEHHKKGYFIVEMDAEGKTTVEKRLLEPTRDMRTVEGFLQDILKQPVSEDYVFVKLLDDTPILSPMEQIRTVYPNAMHVERKAFQLIGLSEEQEIRRTKKDEFTLFRSFYTEVSGKEASEETEQIFKDVLTLLAQEEREGGKTN, encoded by the coding sequence TTGAAGTTTTTTCACACAGCTGATTGGCATCTTGGTAAATTGGTACAGGGTGTATACATGACGGAGGATCAACGTGCTGTATTACAACAATTTCTCCAAGCAATCGATATAGAAAAACCAGATGCAGTAATTATTGCAGGAGATTTGTACGATCGAGCCGTTCCTCCAACGGAAGCGGTTAATCTACTAGATGAAATGTTTGAAGAGATTGTGTTGAAACGCAAAACCCCCTTATTAACTATTGCAGGAAATCATGATAGTCCTGGTCGCTTAAATTTTGGTAGCAAGCTGATGAAAGAAGCTGGCTTACATATTGTGGGTCAATTAAGTCGAAATATGCAATCTATCGTTTTAAATGATACTTATGGAGAGGTGCATTTCCACCTTGTGCCATACGCAGATCCTTCTCAAGTCCGATACCTTATGGAAGAAGAGACAATTATTACACATAACCAAGCCATGAAAAAAATAATAGAATCAATAGAAGAGAAGATGGACAAAACGAAAAGACATGTATTTATAGGACATGCATTTGTAACTCCCCATGGCCAAGAAGAGGAAAATACGAGTGATTCTGAACGTCCTTTAGCTATAGGTGGAGCAGAATATGTAGATGCAAATCTATTCCAACCGTTTCATTACACAGCTCTAGGTCATTTACATCAAGCACACTATGTATTAAACGAAACAATCCGGTACTCGGGATCTCCATTGAAATATTCAATTTCGGAGGAGCACCATAAAAAAGGCTATTTCATCGTGGAGATGGATGCAGAAGGTAAAACGACTGTAGAAAAAAGGTTACTTGAACCTACTCGGGATATGCGAACAGTAGAGGGATTCTTACAGGATATTTTAAAACAACCAGTTAGTGAAGACTATGTGTTCGTGAAACTATTGGATGACACGCCAATTTTATCACCAATGGAACAAATACGTACTGTCTATCCCAACGCTATGCATGTGGAAAGAAAAGCGTTTCAATTAATAGGTTTGTCAGAAGAACAAGAAATTAGACGGACGAAAAAGGATGAATTTACATTGTTTCGTTCGTTTTATACAGAGGTCAGTGGAAAAGAAGCATCTGAAGAAACTGAACAAATTTTTAAAGACGTACTAACTTTACTAGCACAGGAAGAGCGGGAAGGAGGAAAAACTAATTGA
- a CDS encoding AAA family ATPase: MKPIQLKMSAFGPYKFTETIDFTELNGNQLFVISGATGAGKTTIFDGICFALYGAGSGEDRRDTKMMRSDFATDDTHTSVELIFEINNRRYRILRQLAHVKKGNKGATGERYEFFKVQADGEVPAVERQIVSEINKKIEEIIGLTLDQFSQIVMLPQGEFRKLLTSTTENKEAILRKIFKTEPYKMIHEKLKEKKLVAEAELKKEQLTQNNFTEKIIASFPNRESNLFQMIEENNFNTFQLVEALKEETSFYKEKITLDERKCEEAYEKHINKQKAYHESKTINDRFTELEVKEKQLKALREREDEFIQKQQQLESADRASIIEPVESYFNELELEVKGKQDLFEKAKKGKVVAEETLQQVEAIFIKESNNKEAREKSVEMLIHLNGLLPTLEELETKRTELLNLEKNSSQLEQKLEIITTSLQSQKESSKEQKLQIEVLEERVEPLDNRVQHLALLQTQHSKLQEYKVVDQELHMLMTEETKQQNKFQQCKETYEVIEQQWIGNQASILASKLVMGEPCPVCGSKDHSNSHIAKGELKVDESELRMAKATLNKEESTLLTFKAKKETAEAQIQKVLVQLEEYEVDAGLVEQVETDLLDMQREVQQLRLEKDTLSSLKQPFKETLAKIERLEQEKLEVDALYREQSSQAKQAKAVYASKLASIPSHIPTLQHLKSEITQATKQKEQLEKAWEEAQNRMKIAQDASTKAQLSLEHTQASLKEIELKRDKALEQFYKALSKASFATIDSYIAAKLAESEREALKLQCEEYKQQLHTVTEQVREGKVQLENKTKVDLTPLEEELHQLKAAYEQALAVCNSTREYEKAGREIEEKIATTSDRITLLEEQVYRIMDLYDILRGHNQLKISFERYVQIEYLEQIVQAANERLKHMSSGQFQLLRSERQETHGKQSGLGLDVYDAYTGQKRDVKTLSGGEKFNASLCLALGMADVIQSFQGNIRIETMFIDEGFGSLDEESLNKAIDTLIDLQKSGRMIGVISHVAELKAAIPAILEVEKQKEGYSRTKFVIK, encoded by the coding sequence TTGAAACCAATTCAATTGAAAATGAGTGCATTTGGTCCTTATAAATTTACCGAAACGATCGATTTTACGGAGCTAAACGGAAATCAGCTATTTGTTATTTCTGGAGCAACTGGAGCAGGAAAAACGACTATATTTGATGGGATTTGTTTTGCGCTTTATGGGGCAGGAAGCGGAGAGGATCGTCGCGATACGAAAATGATGCGTAGCGATTTCGCAACAGATGATACACATACATCTGTTGAGTTAATCTTTGAGATAAATAATCGACGTTACCGTATTTTGAGACAGTTAGCTCATGTGAAAAAAGGTAATAAAGGTGCAACAGGTGAACGATACGAATTTTTTAAGGTACAAGCAGATGGAGAAGTACCTGCTGTTGAAAGACAGATTGTATCAGAGATTAATAAAAAAATAGAAGAAATCATTGGATTGACTTTAGATCAGTTCAGTCAGATTGTCATGCTACCACAGGGTGAATTTAGAAAACTATTAACCTCTACTACAGAAAACAAAGAGGCGATATTACGTAAGATTTTTAAAACAGAACCATATAAAATGATTCACGAAAAGTTAAAAGAAAAAAAACTAGTAGCAGAGGCAGAACTAAAAAAAGAACAATTGACGCAGAATAATTTTACGGAAAAAATTATTGCTTCATTTCCTAATAGAGAGTCTAATCTTTTTCAAATGATAGAAGAAAATAACTTTAATACTTTTCAATTAGTAGAAGCATTAAAAGAAGAGACTAGCTTTTATAAAGAGAAGATCACACTAGATGAACGTAAATGTGAAGAAGCGTATGAAAAACATATCAACAAGCAAAAGGCTTACCATGAATCAAAAACTATCAATGACCGCTTTACTGAGCTAGAAGTAAAAGAGAAACAACTTAAAGCTTTAAGAGAACGTGAGGATGAATTCATACAGAAGCAACAACAATTAGAGTCTGCAGACCGTGCAAGCATTATAGAGCCTGTCGAAAGTTATTTCAATGAGCTAGAGCTAGAGGTTAAAGGGAAACAGGATTTATTTGAGAAAGCCAAGAAAGGAAAGGTAGTTGCAGAAGAAACGTTACAACAAGTAGAGGCTATCTTTATAAAAGAATCTAATAATAAGGAAGCGCGAGAAAAAAGTGTAGAGATGCTTATTCACTTAAATGGCCTATTGCCTACATTGGAAGAGTTAGAGACGAAAAGAACTGAGCTACTAAATTTAGAAAAAAATAGCTCCCAGTTGGAACAAAAGCTTGAGATAATTACGACAAGTCTTCAAAGTCAAAAAGAATCTAGTAAAGAACAAAAGCTACAAATAGAGGTGTTAGAAGAACGTGTAGAACCATTAGACAACAGAGTGCAACACCTTGCTTTGCTACAAACACAACATAGTAAGTTACAGGAGTATAAGGTGGTTGATCAGGAACTACATATGCTGATGACGGAGGAAACAAAACAGCAAAATAAGTTCCAACAATGTAAAGAAACTTATGAAGTCATTGAACAACAATGGATAGGAAATCAAGCAAGTATACTAGCATCTAAACTAGTAATGGGAGAGCCCTGTCCAGTATGTGGAAGTAAGGATCATTCAAATTCACATATCGCTAAAGGGGAGCTGAAGGTTGATGAAAGTGAGCTTCGAATGGCAAAAGCAACGTTAAATAAGGAAGAATCTACACTATTAACCTTTAAGGCGAAAAAAGAGACAGCGGAAGCGCAAATACAAAAAGTGCTCGTTCAATTAGAGGAATACGAAGTAGATGCTGGATTAGTGGAGCAGGTAGAAACGGATCTGCTAGATATGCAAAGAGAAGTACAACAGCTTCGTTTAGAAAAAGATACGCTATCTTCATTGAAACAACCTTTTAAAGAGACCTTAGCCAAGATTGAAAGGCTAGAACAGGAAAAACTAGAGGTCGATGCATTATACAGGGAGCAGTCTAGCCAAGCAAAGCAAGCAAAAGCGGTATATGCATCAAAGCTAGCCTCAATACCTAGTCATATACCAACCTTACAGCATTTAAAATCAGAAATCACTCAGGCAACGAAACAAAAGGAACAATTAGAAAAAGCTTGGGAAGAAGCACAAAACAGGATGAAAATTGCCCAAGATGCAAGTACAAAAGCACAGTTGTCACTTGAGCATACACAAGCATCTTTAAAGGAAATAGAACTAAAGCGTGACAAGGCACTAGAGCAGTTTTATAAAGCTTTAAGTAAAGCATCTTTTGCAACGATAGACTCTTATATAGCTGCCAAACTAGCTGAATCAGAACGGGAAGCACTTAAATTACAATGTGAAGAGTACAAACAACAGCTTCATACAGTAACGGAACAAGTAAGAGAAGGGAAAGTCCAACTGGAAAACAAAACAAAAGTGGATCTGACACCCCTAGAAGAAGAACTGCATCAGTTGAAAGCCGCTTATGAGCAAGCTTTAGCAGTATGCAATAGTACGAGGGAATACGAAAAAGCAGGAAGAGAGATAGAAGAAAAGATTGCAACTACAAGTGATCGAATTACATTGTTGGAGGAACAAGTATATCGAATTATGGACCTTTATGACATATTAAGAGGACATAACCAGCTAAAAATATCATTTGAGCGATATGTCCAAATTGAGTACTTAGAGCAAATTGTCCAGGCAGCAAACGAACGCTTAAAACATATGTCGAGTGGCCAATTCCAATTGCTTCGAAGTGAAAGACAGGAAACGCATGGGAAACAAAGTGGTCTTGGGTTAGATGTATACGATGCATATACTGGTCAAAAACGAGACGTAAAAACATTGTCTGGTGGCGAAAAGTTTAATGCCTCTTTATGTTTAGCACTAGGAATGGCAGATGTTATCCAAAGCTTCCAAGGTAACATCCGCATCGAGACAATGTTCATCGATGAAGGCTTCGGGTCTCTGGATGAAGAATCTCTAAACAAAGCAATTGATACATTAATTGATCTACAAAAGTCAGGTCGCATGATTGGCGTCATCTCCCATGTAGCAGAGCTAAAAGCAGCAATCCCTGCCATTTTAGAAGTAGAAAAACAAAAAGAAGGCTATAGTAGAACAAAATTTGTCATTAAATAA
- a CDS encoding nucleoside deaminase has product MDQDRFFLELALEEAEKALQENTYPVGAVIVDEDFNVIGKGRNRVHSSQDITAHAEIDAMRNAGSTMFDAKINNKKFTLYSTLEPCPMCTGGILFAKIQRVVWLLNDDQGFGGYKKIKDSSIFGEKFIRIEMIEEPWEDLKKRQLDLMANWATNPNNVISLRKKAQ; this is encoded by the coding sequence ATGGATCAGGATAGATTCTTTTTAGAGCTGGCATTGGAAGAAGCGGAGAAAGCATTGCAGGAGAACACGTATCCTGTAGGTGCGGTTATTGTAGATGAAGATTTCAACGTGATCGGAAAAGGGAGAAATAGAGTGCACTCTAGCCAAGATATTACAGCACATGCTGAAATAGATGCTATGCGAAACGCAGGGTCCACTATGTTTGATGCCAAAATTAACAACAAAAAGTTCACGCTTTATAGCACGCTGGAACCTTGTCCTATGTGTACGGGAGGAATTTTATTTGCTAAAATTCAACGAGTCGTTTGGCTACTAAATGACGACCAAGGGTTTGGTGGATATAAGAAGATTAAAGATTCCTCCATTTTTGGGGAAAAGTTTATTCGTATTGAAATGATTGAAGAACCATGGGAAGATTTGAAAAAGAGACAGCTAGATTTAATGGCTAACTGGGCAACGAATCCTAACAATGTGATTTCGCTACGTAAGAAGGCGCAATAG
- a CDS encoding histidine kinase N-terminal 7TM domain-containing protein: protein MSYILVVILAGTISLFLSLYILVKAKDAPGGKSYIRVTFLSSIFTYAYAFELASTSLKEMKFWLGIEYLVMPFIPIFVLFMCMEYVGHKIKTWNYGLFVIPLTTIFMMQTNELHHFYYRTIKVDRSGLFPVLDLEWGPWFYVHAIFLFVCLIISVLILLKEFQKSLFMFRMQILLMVAGLLIPIIANYFYLNDWSNGIDLGPISLSITFMFHGVALLTLQMFNVAPIARESVFESLKEGVIVLNQNRVVVDYNKAVLNVIPTMSSHYIGKPIAEVLVHNPLLTEKLEEEQECDYTNLLESGATHFRINFSEVVNKNGSHVGKIITFVNVTEKVRMEEKLRQLASLDGLTQLFNRTFFMRKSEMIFDDLMLDGGSVSIIMFDIDHFKRVNDTFGHAAGDIVLTNVASIAKENLRVIDFIGRYGGEEFIICMPETSLTEATYRANRIRQMVEESFTIFNEEEILVTSSFGVSNVLMEAGENRYSVQQLIRQADQALYAAKHKGRNCVEVYEANEIFMQT, encoded by the coding sequence TTGTCATACATTCTAGTAGTTATATTGGCGGGCACAATAAGTTTATTTCTTAGCTTGTACATACTAGTAAAAGCTAAAGATGCTCCTGGCGGAAAGTCGTATATTAGAGTTACATTTTTATCATCGATCTTCACCTATGCTTATGCTTTTGAATTAGCAAGTACATCCTTAAAAGAAATGAAGTTTTGGCTTGGTATCGAGTATCTTGTTATGCCTTTTATACCAATATTTGTCCTATTCATGTGTATGGAGTATGTCGGGCATAAAATAAAAACGTGGAATTATGGACTTTTTGTCATTCCCCTCACTACGATTTTTATGATGCAAACAAATGAACTACATCATTTTTATTACAGAACGATAAAGGTAGATAGGAGTGGTCTATTCCCTGTACTAGATTTAGAATGGGGTCCTTGGTTTTATGTTCATGCCATTTTCCTATTTGTATGCTTAATAATATCGGTCCTAATATTGCTAAAGGAATTTCAAAAATCCTTATTTATGTTCCGCATGCAAATTTTATTGATGGTGGCAGGTTTGCTTATTCCAATCATAGCAAATTATTTTTATCTAAATGATTGGAGTAATGGCATTGATCTTGGACCAATATCATTGAGTATCACTTTTATGTTCCACGGTGTGGCTCTTTTAACCTTACAAATGTTCAATGTGGCACCTATAGCTAGGGAAAGTGTATTTGAAAGTTTAAAAGAAGGCGTGATTGTGTTAAACCAAAATCGGGTAGTAGTTGACTATAATAAAGCCGTATTAAATGTGATTCCCACCATGAGCTCGCATTATATTGGTAAACCAATTGCTGAAGTTCTCGTTCATAATCCCTTACTTACAGAGAAGTTAGAAGAGGAACAGGAGTGCGATTACACCAATCTTCTAGAGTCGGGGGCTACACACTTCCGGATTAATTTTTCAGAAGTTGTGAATAAAAATGGATCACATGTAGGTAAAATTATTACCTTTGTCAATGTTACTGAAAAAGTGCGGATGGAGGAAAAGTTAAGGCAGTTGGCAAGTTTAGATGGCTTAACACAGTTGTTTAATCGCACATTCTTTATGAGAAAATCTGAAATGATATTTGATGACTTGATGTTGGATGGGGGGAGTGTCTCCATAATAATGTTTGACATCGATCATTTTAAAAGGGTAAATGATACGTTTGGACATGCGGCAGGAGATATAGTATTGACTAATGTTGCAAGTATTGCAAAGGAAAACCTACGAGTTATAGACTTTATAGGCCGATACGGCGGGGAAGAATTCATAATATGCATGCCTGAAACCTCTTTAACGGAGGCTACTTATAGAGCGAATAGAATTCGGCAAATGGTAGAAGAAAGTTTTACGATTTTCAACGAAGAGGAAATTCTTGTAACTTCAAGTTTTGGGGTATCCAATGTTCTCATGGAAGCAGGAGAGAATAGATACTCTGTCCAACAGCTAATTAGACAAGCTGATCAAGCTTTATATGCTGCCAAACATAAAGGTAGAAATTGCGTGGAGGTCTATGAGGCAAATGAGATCTTTATGCAAACTTAG
- a CDS encoding M48 family metallopeptidase, with translation MTDTQLRSSREIPYFILSIIFSALIYFIAIASLVGIAILLVVFLISIYALFMSLGYIRANGIRISEKQFPDVYERVIHISQEMGLKRVPDIFVVYSEGAFNAFASFFLGKHMVVLYSEVFELAREQGNAELDFIIAHELAHIKRNHIWKNMIIMPARLVPFLSQAYSRSCEYTCDRHAAFFIRDGAAAKRGLTILSIGKKLYKEVNEDAYLEQITTESNVIVWLSEVLSSHPTTPKRVQAVGHFMQVEGTPHHYPNTSKIALGIGALAGIFIIGYIGVIAIMVTGAVKYERFFSGDLLQEESFLPETTTETSTLESTNPLAEESLNLTPLMEAVLADDEEAVRELVANGVNLEERDAENTTALHHAVYTDNNAIAELLLISGANPNTEDHYTNALTASFYYENYDMAATLYKYGANPASIDPEGYSGNNIMGVNSDEFLDSISEFTSTP, from the coding sequence ATGACAGATACACAGTTAAGATCGAGTCGCGAAATACCATATTTTATATTAAGTATTATATTCAGTGCTCTAATTTACTTTATTGCAATTGCATCTTTAGTTGGAATAGCTATTTTACTAGTAGTTTTTTTAATAAGTATTTATGCACTTTTCATGTCGTTAGGTTATATTCGGGCAAATGGGATTCGTATTAGTGAAAAACAATTTCCCGATGTATATGAACGAGTTATTCATATTTCTCAAGAGATGGGCTTAAAAAGGGTGCCGGATATATTCGTAGTTTACTCGGAAGGGGCATTCAATGCTTTTGCGAGCTTTTTTTTAGGAAAACATATGGTTGTTCTTTACTCAGAAGTTTTTGAGCTTGCTAGAGAGCAAGGTAATGCTGAACTCGATTTCATCATTGCTCATGAGCTTGCGCATATAAAACGCAATCATATTTGGAAAAACATGATTATCATGCCTGCACGTTTAGTACCTTTTTTATCACAAGCGTATAGTCGTTCCTGTGAGTATACTTGTGACAGACATGCAGCATTTTTTATACGAGATGGAGCTGCTGCAAAGCGTGGGCTAACCATTTTGAGCATCGGGAAAAAATTGTATAAAGAGGTTAATGAGGATGCTTACTTAGAACAAATTACTACCGAATCGAATGTGATTGTCTGGTTGAGTGAAGTACTGTCATCTCACCCGACTACTCCAAAACGGGTCCAAGCAGTGGGGCATTTCATGCAAGTAGAGGGAACTCCACATCATTATCCTAATACTTCAAAAATCGCACTTGGCATTGGTGCCCTAGCTGGTATTTTCATCATTGGATATATAGGAGTAATAGCAATTATGGTAACTGGTGCAGTAAAGTATGAACGCTTCTTTTCTGGGGACTTATTGCAGGAAGAATCGTTTTTACCGGAGACCACTACAGAGACTTCCACATTAGAGAGTACTAATCCTTTAGCTGAGGAGTCACTTAATTTGACACCACTTATGGAAGCAGTTTTAGCTGATGATGAGGAAGCGGTCCGTGAACTTGTGGCTAATGGGGTAAATTTAGAGGAAAGAGATGCAGAAAATACGACGGCTTTACACCATGCGGTTTATACGGATAATAATGCAATTGCAGAGTTATTATTAATATCTGGTGCTAATCCAAACACAGAAGATCACTACACAAATGCATTAACTGCTTCCTTTTATTATGAGAATTATGACATGGCAGCTACACTATATAAGTATGGTGCTAATCCTGCATCCATTGATCCAGAAGGATATTCAGGTAACAACATAATGGGAGTCAATAGTGATGAATTTCTCGATTCAATAAGCGAATTTACCAGCACACCTTAG